The following is a genomic window from Adhaeribacter radiodurans.
TTACTTCTTTTTCCGGATGCGGAGCCAACGAGCTATCACTAACTAAATTGGGTACTGTTTTATTCAGCTTTTGTAAAAGAGGCTGGTTTTGAACCTCCGGATTAAAACTGTTTTCTAATCCGTTCGCATTTAGTAAAAGCATAAACGCCAGTAATAAAAAGCGAACTTTTGAGAATGGCATGCTCATTTTTATTCATTGGGTCCAAAAGAAATTCATGCACATCCAATCACTGTAACTCCTGTGGCATACTCCGGAAAGTATTACCTAACAGGCGGTTGCTTCGCAGGCATGCAAATACTGCAAGCCAAACGGTGTAATTTGGGCATAAACTTTTGCGTCTATCCCTTTTATAACTACCAACTTTTTATTTAGTAAATAATAAACTAAGTCTCCTAATTGTTGCCAATCTCTTGCTTGTAAAACAGGAATGGTTTCCAAATCGAAATACTCGTTTTTTGAAATTTTCAAAAATGCTAATACCTTTAAGCTTAAACCTATCATTTCGGCCGAAACAGTTACCTGCGGACGAGTAGCAGTCAATTCGCTGTTTTTCCGGATAGGTAAAGAAGTTGCCCGAGTGTTACCATTATTAGGTTTTACCTCAGTCGGCAAATTTGGAGTAGATAAACCTAGCGACTTCACAAACTGAGAAATATCTACCATCTCGGTATGATTTCCTTTATGTTTGTGGTAAAGGCCAACTAAAGATTTTTCTATTACTTCCAACATTATCTTAGAATGTTCCGGTATTATTTATTTTGACGTTATAAACTTACTACGACAATGGCTCGAAAAAAAGGAAAATAGAGGTTAAAAGGTAACATGGTATTTTAGGTACTAAAAATTTTAAAAACCATATTAATAATATAGAAAGCAGGTTTTGTTACTTAAAAAGTAAATCAAAAATCCTATTTAGTAACAAAATTTAGTTATTTTATGTCTGAAAAGTTTAAAGCATCCGTAAAGAAGTTAAGAAATCCTTTATTTTCGGGCAAAAAAAAGCCCTCAACTTGGAGGGTATCTACATTTTCCCGGTGATTACACAAGCCCAGAAGGCTTGTGCAAATCGGTGGGGTTTCTTAACAAAAACAAACAATCTTTATGTTTAACCCGGTTAGCTGCAAACATTCCGGGTAATCAAATCACGTAATTTATTCCGAGCGCAAGGCTTTTACCGGGTTTAACCAAGCCGCTTTTGCGGCCTGAAAACTAACCGTAAGCATTGCAATTACTAAAGCTGCCACTCCGGCAACTACAAATACCCACCATTGTATCGGTAATTGGTAGGCAAAATCCTGAAGCCAATAATGCATACCGTACCAGGCAACCGGGCAAGCCAATATAATGGCGATTAAAACGAGTAAAGCAAAATCTTTGGATAACAGAATAATAATATCGGTAACGGAACTGCCTAAAACCTTGCGAATACCAATTTCTTTGGTGCGTTGCTCGGCGGTGAAGGACGTCAGGCCAAATAAACCCAGGCAGGCAATTAAAATGGTTAATCCAGCGAAATAGCCAAAAACGGTCAGCATTTTTTCTTCGGAACGGTATTGCTTGGCAAAGTTGTCGTCCAGAAAGTAATACTCCATGGGGTGCTTAGGGTCAAAGGTCTTCCAAATGGCTTCTACATTCCGGATAGTTCGCGGCAAATGCTCTGGTTTTAAGCGAACTAATAAATAGGCCGGTGGAGTAGGGGCTAAAGCTATAATCAAAGGTTCAATTTTATGATGCAAAGAGGTGTAATGAAAATCTTTCACTATGCCTACTACCATGCTAGAGTCATAATCGCCCATCACCAGCTTTTTGCCAAGCGGGTTTTTCCAACCTAACTCTCGGGCGGCTGCTTCGTTAATTAAATAAGCTGCTTTTTGATCGGAAGAATGATTTTTTGAAAAATTACGCCCTTTTACCAGCTTAATCCCCATTAAATCTAAAAAGTCATAATCCACGAACATAGCGGCCATGGTTTTTTCCACTATCCGGTCCTTTTCTTTGGTTTGCACCAACACCCGCGAAGTGCGCTCGCCCGGAATTTGGATGCTCGTAGATACTTTCTCGACCTGAGGCTGTTTTAATAATTTTGCTTTTACTTCGGGTAAGCGATTGGTTAATGTTGAATCGCCGAGTGGCACTTCAATTACCAGTAGTTGTTCTTTGTGAAAACCTAGTCCAGAATTTTTTAGAAATTGCATTTGCCGGTACACAATGAGCGTGCCGCTGATTAAAATCAAAGAAATAGTAAACTGCACCACTACCAATCCTTTGCGGAAAAAAGAGTTGCTGCGCGGATTTTTATCCGATTTTAAAACTTCGGCCGGTTTAAATTTAGATAAAAAGAAAGCGGGGTAGCTACCGGCAATTATTCCAACAAATAACACAATTAAAGCCAGCGTGCCAATAAAAGAAGCATCGGTAAAAGATGCGTGAGTAAAATTTTTACCGGTTAAGGCATTAAAGTAAGGCAGCATTATTTCTACCGAAGCTACTGCCAGTAGTATGGCCATTAAGGTAATTAAAATTGATTCCCCCACAAACTGCCATACCAATTGCGATCGATGGGCACCTACTACTTTGCGTAATCCTACCTCCCGGGCCCGCTTCGACGAACGGGCCGTAGCCAGGTTCATGTAGTTAATACAGGCAATTAGTAAAATAAAAACGGCTACTAACCCAAAAATGTACACGTACGATTTATTACCGGCCGGCGAAATATCATAGGTGCGATCGGAGGTTAAATGAATTACTGAAATAGGTTGAAGAGAAAACTTTAACCGGGCACTCACATTATATTTTTCGGACCAGGGCGCTACTTCCTGATTATACAAACGATCGAGTTTTTGCTGAAAAGAACTTGCCTGATCCGGTTCAGAAAGCAGAATATAAGTAAACCAATTCATGGCAAACCAACTGTAATTAGCCGAATCTGCCGCGTGGTATTTTAAAGTGCGCTCCGATAAAAATAAATTAGCTTTAATATGCGAATGTTGGTCGTCTTTAAAAACGCCGGTAACTACGTAAGCATTATTACTAAATTGTAGAACCTGGCCTACCGCATCTTCTATAGCACCAAAGTATTTTTCGGCTAGCCTATCGGAAACCACCACTGTTTGCGCGTTTTGCAGCGCTGTTTGCGGATTACCGACCAAAAATTCGTAAGAAAATATGTCAAAGAACGTACTGTCGGCAAAAAAAAGGTCTTCTTCGTTGTAGGCCTTATCTTCAAGCCAAACGGTTTGTTTACCAATGGGTAATAACCGGGCTACTTTTTGTATTTCGGGGTAATCTTTTTGCATGGCTGCCGCCAAAGGTGCCGGCGAACGGGCAAATTTATCTTGCTGGCCTTGCAAGTTAATATCCGTTACTACCCGGAAAATGCGATCGTATTTATCAAAATGTTGCTCGTAGGTAAGCTCATCTTTCACATAGAAAAAAATGAGAATACAAGCCGAAATGCCCGTAGCTAAACCCGCTATGTTTATGGCCGAATAAGCTTTATTGCGTAATAAATTACGCCAGGCTATCTTAAAGTAGTTCTTTAGCATAGGCAGGTTTTTGGGTATTCTCTGTTCTTACTTTACCATCGAACAACCGAATAATCCGGCGGCTATATTCGGCATCGGTAGGCGAGTGGGTTACCATAATAATGGTAGTTCCAGCTTCATTTAACTCAGCGAGCAAGTTCATTACTTCCTGGCTCGTAGCCGAATCTAAATTACCCGTAGGTTCATCGGCTAAAATAAGCGGCGGCGAACAAATAATAGCCCGGGCAATAGCTACCCGCTGTTGCTGACCGCCAGATAATTGCTGCGGAAAATGATGGTGCCGATGCGCTATCTGGAGTTTTTCCATGGTGGTTGTTACCCGGTTTCTAATTTCTGCTGAGGAAAGCTTCTGGTAAATAAGCGGTAGTTCAATATTTTCGAACACCGTTAATTCCTCAATTAAGTTAAAGCTTTGGAATACAAAACCAATATTCGTTTTTCGTAAATCGGCCCGTTGTTTTTCGCTGTAATTGGCTACATTCTGCCCCTGAAAATAAAGCTCGCCGTACGTGGGATTATCTAACAAGCCTAAAATATTCAGGAGGGTAGATTTTCCGCACCCCGAAGGTCCCATTATAGCTACAAATTCTCCATCCTTAATTTCCAGGTTAACCCGGTGCAAAGCTGTTGTTTCAACTTCATCGGTGGTGTATTTCTTCTGCAGATTAACAGTTTTAATCATGTACTCAATCTAAGGTATTTGCCATTGCTAAAAAGTAATTAATTCGCTAGCACAATTTATTAAAAACATTAGCAATCCGTTTCACTAAGGCTTATTCTTTCCTTATTTTAATAATTTACTTGTTTTTATCTTGGTTGCAGGCAACCCAATAAGAATGCCATGTTTAGTAAATAGCTGATAGATAAGTATTTGCTATGATTAGGAGAGTAGTACAAGAAGTTTAGTGTACGAAACCGAACATATATTGCCTGAAATCGAACACTTACATTATTATTTTACTAAATTTGGCTGGAAAGAGAATGGTAATAACTTGATAACTAGTAATATGGTTATTAGGTACCAAGCATGGCATTTTAGTTGTGCATTCGCCTGCTCCGGGCTAAAAGCCGGGTTTAATTAAAAGTACTGACCTTACCCATTTTTAAATGGCAAAACAAAATTAATTTTGCCGGATAAAGAACCTGTAAGTTCTAAGGTTTTCTTCATTAAAAGTAAATCAGGAACTTCAATAGTATAATTCAAATAATTTAATTCATTTCCAGACGCGCCTGCATATGGCTAAAACCGACGCGAAAATTTTAATTGTAGATGATCAAGAAGATATCCTAACGGCGGGCCGGATTTTTTTAAAACAGCATTTTACGTACGTCCGCACGGAGTCTAATCCTAATCGTATTCCGTACCTGATGCAAAACGAGCATTTCGACGTGATCATGCTCGATATGAATTACTCCATTGGCGCAACTTCCAGTAGAGAGGGGTTTGATTGGCTGAAGGAAATTTTAGAGCGCGACCCCAATGCCGTGGTTATTTTAATTACCGCTTACGGCGACGTAGAAATTGCGGTAAAAGCCTTAAAAGAAGGTGCTACCGATTTTGTTTTAAAACCCTGGCAAAACGAAAAGCTTCTGGCTACTTTGCTCTCGGCTACGCAATTGAGTAAATCAAAAATCCAGGTGCGGCATTTAATGGCGCGTCAGCAGCACATTACGCAAACCATTGAAAAAAACTACGGCGAATTTATAGGGATGTCGCCGGCTATGCAAAAGGTTTACCAGACCATTGAAAAAGTTGGGCCTACCGATGCTAACGTTTTAATTTTAGGGGAAAATGGAACGGGTAAAGAATTAGCCGCCCGCGCTTTACACCGTAAATCGCCGCGTAGTGCCGAGGCGTTTATTAACGTTGATTTAGGTGCAGTAAGCGAAACTTTGTTTGAAAGTGAATTATTCGGGCATGCCAAAGGCGCTTTTACCGATGCCAAAGAAGAGCGGGCCGGGCGCTTTGAAACCGCCTCCGGAGGAACGCTTTTTCTCGACGAAATTGGTAACCTTACTTTACCGTTACAGGCAAAATTATTAACCGCGCTGCAAAGCCGCCAGATAATCCGGCTAGGTACCAATAAATCCATTCCGATTAATATCCGGTTGGTAAGCGCTACTAACATGCCGCTGCACGAAATGGTAGGACAAGGACGGTTTCGGCAAGATTTGCTTTACCGGATAAACACCGTAGAAATTCAATTGCCGCCTTTGCGCGAACGGAAAGAAGATATAAAATTACTAGCCGAACATTTCCTTAATATTTACCGCCGTAAATACCAGAAACCTACTCTGGAACTAGAACCGGAAACATTAAAGAAATTAGCCGAATACCACTGGCCGGGTAACATCCGCGAACTCGACCACGCCATTGAACGCGCTGTAATTATGAGCGACGAAAGAACTTTACGGATTTCTGATTTTGGCTTTGCCGCTAATTCTTCTAAAAACGAAGCTAGCTTAGATGCTGATTTAACTTTGGATGCGCTCGAAAAATTAATGGTGCAAAAAATGCTGGCTAAATACGCCGGCAACATCACGCACGCTGCCCGCGAGCTAGGCATTACCCGTACCGCCCTTTACCGCCGAATCGAGAAGCATGGTTTATAATAATTTCCGCGTCCGCCTGCTGCTCAAAATACTAAAACTGGTTTTTACCATTAGCCTTTTGGCTTTTGTTTTAATCTACCCGCACTGGTATGTTTCCGGGTTTTGCCTTTTGCTGCTTATTACGGCTCAGGTTTATTTTTTACTCGAATACGTAGAGCAAACCAATCGCGAACTCACTCGTTTTTTCTCGGCCATCCGGTATTCTGATTTTACCCAGCGTTTTGCCCCGGAAGGTAAAAACAGCACCTTTCAATCGTTGTACCACGAGTTTAACGAAGTAATTATGGCTTTTCAGCGGATTAAAGCGGAGAAAGAAGCCAACCATTTGTATCTGCAAACTATTGTAGAGCACATGAACATTGGAATATTAGTTTTTGATGCCGAGGGCGAAGTAAAATTACTAAATAAGGCAGCCAAAGAATTACTTTGGTTACCGTATTTAAAAAACATTCAGGCTTTGGAACGTACCAGCCTGGAGTTATTGGCTACTCTTTATAGCTTGGAAACCGGCGATAGTAAATTAGTAACTCTTAACCGCGAAGAAGGGTCGGTGTTGCTGGCTTTACGGGCTACCCAATTGCAATTACAAGGCGAACAGTTAAAAATAATTTCATTGCAAAACATTCGCTCCGAAATGGAAGAACAAGAGCTGGAAGCCTGGCAAAAGCTTATCCGGGTGTTATCGCACGAGATTATGAATTCAATTACGCCGGTCGTTTCTTTGGCCTCGAGCATCCACGATTTAGTAGCTCAGGACTTAATTACGCAAACGGCCGGGGGGCACATTACCGTAGACGAAGAGGTAATGACTGATGTGCAAACGGGTTTGCTTACCATTGAAAAACGAAGCGAAGGCTTGCTGCATTTTGTGCACGATTACCGCAAGCTAGCCCGGGTACCAAAACCAAATCTGAAGCCAGTAAAATTAAAAAACTTATTTGAGCAACTGGATGCCTTGCTACGCACCGAAATGGGGTACCATAAAGTAAAATTTGCTTTGTATATTCCTAAAGAAGAAATGGAGATTTCTGCTGATGCCGAATTAATTAGCCAGGTACTCATAAACCTGATAAAAAATGCGATGGAGGCCTGTGCTGGTTGCGAGAACCCGAAAGTAGAAGTTTATGCCTATTACGATCCCCTGGAAAATAACCGGGTGCGGATTGATGTAAAAGATAACGGACCCGGCATTCCGGAAGAAATTATTGATAAAATATTTATTCCCTTTTACACCACTAAAAAAGAAGGCTCGGGTATTGGTTTGAGCTTATCGCGCCAAATTATACGTTTGCACCGGGGCACTTTGCGGGTAAGCAGCCAACCAGACAAACAAACGGTTTTCTCGTTATTATTCTGATTGGTTTGGGTTAACAACAACCTTCAACCAATTGGTAATATACTTTTTAAAGCGCATTATTTTGTTACAAATACTATTTGCCTTTTTCTAGAATCAGGCAGAAAAGTAGTTGTCCATAATTTCATTAAGCATTTCTATCGTTAAAGGCTTGCTCCGGAATTCAGCTACTTCGGCAATTCCATTCGCCTTTTTTTCATCGTCGTAATTTACAGATGCCGACAAAATGATAATAATGGGCGGATTACTTCCAGACTCTATCTTTTTGTACTCATCAATAAAATCCCAGCCCGTCAGGCCGGGTAAGTTCAAATCCAAAAAAATAAGTTCGGGTTTTTCCTGTTCTGCTCTGCCCGGACTTTTTAAAAGGTTTAATGCTTCTTGAACTGTTTCGGCTATCTGTATATTTCGGGTTAACTGGGTTCTGTCCAGCGTACGTTTATGTAAAAAATTAGTAGTCGCATCATCGTCAATTAACAAAACGTTTAACTTTCTACTCATGGTTATTGTATTTAGTAAATAGGTAACTTAAAACGAAAAATACTGCCCCCTTCCGGGTTAGGTTCCACCCAAATTTTACCTCTGTGTAATTCTACAATTTTCCGGCAATGAGCAAGACCAATACCGGTACCTTCGTAAGCCGTTCGGGGGTGTAATCGATGAAATATAACAAAAATTTTCTCCCGGAATCGGGCATCAATGCCAATACCGTTATCAGCAACCGAAAATACCCAATAATTGTTATCTTGTTCGGCAGTTATTCTAATCTGCGGAGAAATATTTTTCTGCCGAAATTTTATTGCATTACTAATGAGGTTCTGAAACAATAATTTAAGTTCTAATCCATAGGCCTGCAGTTCAGGAAGTGAACTACTTGTAATAGTAGCCTGATTTTCCTGAATGTACGTGCTTAAATCAGTTAAACATTCTTGTAGAATAGTATTACAATCAACTTTCTCCAATAATTTATTTTTACCCAGGTGAGAGTACTCCAGCAGACCGGTAATTAATGCGCGCATCCTTACGGCAGACTGCGATAAAAAGCCGAGGTAAATGGAGGTCATTTCGTCCATTTCACCTTTATTTTGTTGTTCCAAATTAGCAACTACGGTGGTAATGGTACGCAAAGGTTCTTGGAGGTCGTGGGAAGTGATAAAGGCAAATTGTTCTAATTCATGGTTCTTGTGCTTTAAGGTTTCAACCAGGTGCTCCAATTTAATGCTTTCTTCCTTTAATTGCATCTGCAGGTACGCTTCCTGGGTTATCGTTTTCTGTAAACCTTTAACCAGCATGTCTAACAGCGCCACACAAACTACATTTAAACAAATAAGATTGGAAGAAACTGCTATCCAGGATTCTGTATTATATAGCTGCGTTAAAGTAGAGTTTAGCAGCTTAAAATGAATAATAAGGGCAAAAATAACGCAGATAATTAGATTAAGGAGAATACTTTTGTAGGCGACGGACACCGGAAAAATAAGGGCCGTAAAAATAGTAATGGTTAACAAATACAATAATCCCGGCCCGAAAGAACCTAAAAATAGAAGCAATATCACAGCTAGCATATAAAGCATCGCCATGGCTAAAATCTTCCGGATAGCTAAACTTAGATTCGGGTGAAAGGCAATCAGAACAAAAGAAAGAACGGTTACAATATCAACAAAAGCTAAAAATATTAAACCTTCTTTTAAAGACACCCATACACCCGGAATTAAGGCTACCAAACTTACAGGTAAAAAATAGACAAAAGCATTCGTAAACACTTTATCGCGCCAATAAGCCAAATCTTCTATCTCTGGCTTATTCTTGCCTAGTAAATTTTCTTCCGTAAATTGTCTGTACTGCAGCCAATAACTCATTTAAATCTTATTTATATAGGTGCAAGTCTTTAAAACTGCCCTAAATTAATATTAAAAGGCTGTAGAAAAGGTTATATATAAGTTAATTAATTTTTTCAGAATTGACAGGTTTTATAGGGAAAGTTTAAGTTTGATATATCTATTTAAAAGCAAATTTTTGGTGAGGATTTAAGTGTTTTGCGTAAACTAGGCAGATTGAATGCTTTTATTTTAATGTTGTTGTGTAGTGAAAAAGTAGTAAACCAATAGCCAGAATTGTTAAAATAAAGCAAATGTATAAACTTAAAATAGTCCTACAATTGCAGCTTTTAGTAATTCTGAAAAAGGCTAAGAGGTAAATCTTATAATGTAAATTTTAACATTTACTTTTAATATTTATAAGTTAAAAATCACCAAGTTATTCCTTGGTCTTATTAAAAACTAGTGTCCGGAATCAGGCAGTTGTTGTTCGATATTGAATATTCTTTTTCATTTCTTTTTAGGTTAAATGGCACTTATGGCAAATAAGGCAGCATTTTTAATTGTGGTACCTTTATTGAAATTTAGTTGAGTGCCATAAACATAAACAACCAATATTGATGGAATCTCCTTCAGGCCTAACCGAAATCAGAATATATAATGAAAGCAAGTTTTGGTTTCCTGGCCGTTGGGTGGGCGGAATCAGTTTAATCATTAGTCCTCTGTTATTGCTTACGGGAGTATTGCTCCGGCTTCCGTATCATTTCTTTTTTCCGCAGCAACTTGCCGCGTACCAAGAGTACCCTACATTAATTTTTGCGGCGTATAGTTTTTTTCTGGCGGGTAATATCTTACTGAGCTTAGCCGTATTCACCCTGATTCAGTTAATTGGCCTTCGAAAACCTAATTGGGCAATTAGCGGGGGCATTATGGTTTCGCTGGGGCTTTTTGCGCGAACCTTTCACGCAGGCATTGATCATTTAGCTTTTCAATTAGTTCCCATCAATAATTTAGAACTAGCTACCAAGACCGTTGCCAGTTCTTACGGCGCATACCATATTGTTTCCGCGCTTTCTCCTTTTATTCTTTTCGGTTGGGTAGTGCTGGCAATTGGTGCGTATATTTCTGGAGTTTTACGAATTGTTCCCTCCCTTGCTCTTGGGTTAATGGCTTTATTAATGATTGGGGTTTTAAAAGGTAGTTCGGCAACTTCTGTTGTAGCAACCACGGGACTTTGCGTAGCCTTTATTCCCTTAGGTCTTAAAGTTATTTCTAATGGTCCTCAACCCAAGTTAGTTACGGTTGTTAAATGGACGGTTTTTCTGATTGTATTATTAATTATACTTTACTTTTTAGGACAAGCGGGATAATTGCCAAGATTTTATCTTCTTAAAATCTATTCCGGCTTTTTAGCTTGCGGGCTTCCGGCGGGAACTAGTAAATTGGTGTCAGAGAGCCAATCGGCGAGCCGTTGGGGCCAAGTAGCTACCGAATTTAATTTAGAGCGTTGGCCCATATTAAAACCATGACTGCCTTGGGCTAAAATGTGAGCCTCCACTGGTACTTTTGCCGCCCGGTACTTCTGTAAAATTTCGATGGTAGAACCAGAGCAGCAAGGATCGTTATTAGCAGTTAATAAAAAGGCGGGCGGGGCATCGCTGGCGATAGTAGCGGGGATAAAACCCGGCCCCGGATAAATTAATACTAAAAAATTTGGTTTGCTGTTCAGGCGGTCAATCGGGTCTGTGGCTTTCGCGTCGCCGGTACCGGGGCCATAAGCTACCATGTTGGCTACTTCGCCGCCGGCCGAAAACCCCATCATTCCTACCCGATTGGGGTCAATACCCCATTCTTTAGCGTGACTCCGAACCAGCCGTAAGGCGCGTTCGGCATCTTGCCGGGGATGTTTGTCGACGCTATAAGGTGAATTTTCTTCGCGGCCTAAACGATATTTTAACACAATGGCGGCTACTCCCAAATTATTCAGAAAAGTAGCTGGTTCTACTCCCTCGGCGTTGTATACCAATTCGCGATGTCCTCCGCCCGGGCAAATCACTACGGCAGCTCCGGTTGCTTTTTCTTTGGGCGGTAAAAAAACAGTAACAGAAGGATTATGTATATTTTTTACCCACCAATCTTTGGCTTGCTCCGGCTCATTCCGGCGACTTTCGAAACCAGGTGCTCCTTTAGGCCACAACGGAATTGTAGTGCCTTTTTCCTGCGCCTGGCCGGGAATTATAAAGGAAATTGAAAGAAAGAGGCTTACCAAAATTGGAACCAAAATGAATCGCACGGGCATATTACTAAATTTAACTTCGGAATGAAGATAACAGAATTAGAAGAATTAGCATAGCAAAAAAGAATAGGATAAGAAAAGATCTTACAGCTTTACTTTAAGGAGTTAATCAAAATAGTAAGAAGTAGTTCTATAGCGGACTTTGATGTTGTTCTTTGGAGCCGGTTCCCGTCTCTAGGCGGCGGTGCTAACTTGTTTGATATTTCAAGTTTTGCCTCATAGCCAGCGGGCCTCGTTTGGCTCTCTCGCCCTCGCTAGCCTTCCTTTCCTCGTCTCCGTCTGCGGAATGCCTCCGGCACAGGAATCCTAGCAGGTGCTCCACAGCCAAACTGGTGTCTTTGCGCTTAGCTTAGGTTTTTACTTTTTTAGAAATATAAGATGGTATTAAGCCAATTTATTAGAATCTGCTAAGAGGGAAAGCAGAACCCGGATGTTTAATTATTGTCATTTGTAGCCGCCCATTAAAACTATTACTCTTCTCCTTAAATAAACAAGTTAATTATACAAGATGTGGAAGAAAAGCAGTAGCTAAGTACGAAGATACCAGTTTGGCTGTTGAGGGCCTTTTAGCGTTCTGGTGCTGCAAAGCAGCATGGCGCAGTGCAACGAGCCAAAGTTCGCTAAACTGCCCGAAAGAGCCAAACGAGGCCCGCCGGCCACGAGGCAAACTTAGGCTTGTCAAACAAGTAAGCACCACAAAATGGAGACTTGGAAAGGATCCAAAGAAAACGCTTACCAGCAAGCAAACTCTATAGTAGCTTTCTGATAAAATTTAATATTAATTGAAAGTTAGCGGGCATTTACCTGCTTTGCTAAAATCCATGTTTTCCAGGTAGTAAGATCTGACTTGATTAACTTAATTGCCTGGATTTACTTTTTACTTCAGGGCAAGTAATCAGAAAATATAATAAGATATTGTTTATAAGGCTCCAGCTTTTTACTTTAAAGTAGTTTTGCAAGGTTCAGGATTGACTATCATTAAACTGGGTCGGCAGGCTTTTAAATCAAAGTATTCAATTATATGTTATATCATTTGATTAAAGTAATTTAGGGTAAGCAATAGCTGTATCTACACTTTTAAATACCTTACGCTACCTTGGCAACCTGCTGCCCAATAATCTGGTTAAGTTGGTGTGCCGGCACAACGCCTGATTGGCGCCACAGAATACGGCCCTGGTGAAATAAGATTAACGTGGGAATGCCCTGAATGCCATATTGCTGCGACACGGCCTGGTTATGATCAACGTTAATTTTAATTATTTTTAATTTACCGGCTTGAGTTTTCGCTACTTGTTCAATAATAGGAGCCATTGTTTTACAAGGGCCGCACCAATCGGCGTAAAAATCTACTAAAACCGGCATGCCGGGTGCATTAATTAATTCTTGAAACGACTTTTTAGCCATAATTTTGTTAATGCTTAAGGTTTACAATAGAAAATAGTAAATTCTTCTATAACTTGTTTCTTTTACTGAATCCGGAGTTAATTGGTTAAG
Proteins encoded in this region:
- a CDS encoding alpha/beta hydrolase; the encoded protein is MPVRFILVPILVSLFLSISFIIPGQAQEKGTTIPLWPKGAPGFESRRNEPEQAKDWWVKNIHNPSVTVFLPPKEKATGAAVVICPGGGHRELVYNAEGVEPATFLNNLGVAAIVLKYRLGREENSPYSVDKHPRQDAERALRLVRSHAKEWGIDPNRVGMMGFSAGGEVANMVAYGPGTGDAKATDPIDRLNSKPNFLVLIYPGPGFIPATIASDAPPAFLLTANNDPCCSGSTIEILQKYRAAKVPVEAHILAQGSHGFNMGQRSKLNSVATWPQRLADWLSDTNLLVPAGSPQAKKPE
- the trxA gene encoding thioredoxin; translated protein: MAKKSFQELINAPGMPVLVDFYADWCGPCKTMAPIIEQVAKTQAGKLKIIKINVDHNQAVSQQYGIQGIPTLILFHQGRILWRQSGVVPAHQLNQIIGQQVAKVA